Below is a genomic region from Rouxiella chamberiensis.
GGCAATATCTATTTTGGTGCCTTTGAACAGGAATCATTGGTAAAACGCGACAAGCAGGGGAATTACACGCTTATTGCCCATGATGAAAAGAATTTCGGCTGGCCAGACGGTCTGGCGTATAAAAATCATTATCTGTACGTCACGCTGGGTCAGTGGAACCGTCTGGCGGATATGAACGGCGGCAAGGATCTGCGTAAGCCACCGTATCTGGTGATGCGGGTTAATGTCGATTAAAGGCGGTTATCGAAAAACGATGTAATTTAGTTTTGAATCCGTAGAGGATGCATGCTTTACCCTCTACGGACAGTTAACCCTGTAATTTCTGCGCGCAAACACCTGCCCGCAAAGAGTGTGATTAAAGAAAATCCTGCCGCTGCGGCGTAAAAGTATCCAGCAATACGCCTTTCTCCAGACAGAGACACCCATGCATCACATTTGGGGCTTTATAA
It encodes:
- a CDS encoding L-dopachrome tautomerase-related protein, with product MYSIPTAILSDFSQSETSLEKNVKFEGQHPANDGLAEDENGNIYFGAFEQESLVKRDKQGNYTLIAHDEKNFGWPDGLAYKNHYLYVTLGQWNRLADMNGGKDLRKPPYLVMRVNVD